A region of the Bacteroidia bacterium genome:
AGTAGCCCGGCTGATCCAGTAATGTCCCTTGAAACCAAATAAACCGTAAGTTACATGTCCCCCATCTAATTGCCCCACGGGAATAAGATTAAGAGCTGTAAAAAATAAAGCTAACCAAGCCGTAAAAAGATAAGGATAGTGCATAATTTCCTGTGGGGGAGGGATAGGTGCGTCATCAGGTAAAAATAGCTCTGCTATTGTAAACAGTAAAGGTTTACCTAATGCCAAAGCATACGGTATGTTTTGATATTCTTTGGGGTCTGGAAAACCTCCATATTTAAGGTATTCAGGATGAATCAAGAAAATATGACTCTCGGGTGGTAAAGTAGCGTAGCCATATATCATCAGCCCTATTCCGATAACTATTCCTGACAGAGGTCCAGCTATACCAATATCAAAAAATTGCTTTCGAGTTTGACAAGGTTCTTTAAGGCGAATAATTGCCCCCATAGAACCAATACTCATTGTACCTATGTACATTGGAATGTAATAAGGTAAAGTTGCTTTTATACCATACTTTCTGCTCATAAAGTAGTGTCCAAACTCATGAACAGTTAAAAAAAGCAAGAAACTGAACGCGTAAGGAAAGCCTTGCTTAAATCGTAAAAGAATTGGTTCGCTACTGCTAAAAAAGACCTTTCCTGTGGTCCATTCGTAGCCTGATATCAAGGTGGTAAATACTGTTAGTATAAATAATGAGATGTGTATAAAAATTCGCTTACTCATGATTTAGATTAAGAAACAATATAAATGATGAGTTTTAAGTTTTTTCTTCGTTGCAGGAAGCATTAACCACTCTAGAAATTTAGTAGCAAAAGGTTTTTGAGTATTTACGATAGCATAACAAGAATACGAAAGCGGATATTTGCCACTTAATACATTCTCCTCATTAGGCAAGATAGGGGTGCCATCTACCAAAATAGGTACTAAGTGTCCTTTTAATTTTAAACTGTGCGCGGTATACCCTACTGTAGAATGATTAAGATTAAGTTTAGCTTGCATTTGTTCATGACTTTCTGCAACAACAGCATTGATAGAATAATACTCTCTTTTCCAGACATTTTTATACAAGTATGTAGTAAAGTCATGTCCTAATGGATAAGCAATAAGTGTAATTTTTTCATTCTTCCCATTTATACTTGACCAATCATGAATTTTTTCTACAAACAGTTCATGAATTTGAGATAATGTTAATCCTTTAACAGGATTTTTATGGTGAGTGTATAAAACAATAGCATCTCGGGCAAATTCTTGCTCTTTGTAGGTAAAAGTTATTCTTTTTTTGTCTATTTCTGAAATAGGGTGGATAGTTAAAGCTACCTCCGCACCTTGTAAAATAAAGTCAGATATAGCTCTAGGTGTATTTTCTGTGGATACAAACTTGACTATACAGTTCGGATTTAAAGCATAAAAGTCAGAAAGCATGTTCTGAATAATTTCACATAAGTACT
Encoded here:
- a CDS encoding substrate-binding domain-containing protein translates to MSKIIVCLGLSFYTCFALAQFDTLRVSGSKYLCEIIQNMLSDFYALNPNCIVKFVSTENTPRAISDFILQGAEVALTIHPISEIDKKRITFTYKEQEFARDAIVLYTHHKNPVKGLTLSQIHELFVEKIHDWSSINGKNEKITLIAYPLGHDFTTYLYKNVWKREYYSINAVVAESHEQMQAKLNLNHSTVGYTAHSLKLKGHLVPILVDGTPILPNEENVLSGKYPLSYSCYAIVNTQKPFATKFLEWLMLPATKKKLKTHHLYCFLI
- a CDS encoding site-2 protease family protein; translation: MSKRIFIHISLFILTVFTTLISGYEWTTGKVFFSSSEPILLRFKQGFPYAFSFLLFLTVHEFGHYFMSRKYGIKATLPYYIPMYIGTMSIGSMGAIIRLKEPCQTRKQFFDIGIAGPLSGIVIGIGLMIYGYATLPPESHIFLIHPEYLKYGGFPDPKEYQNIPYALALGKPLLFTIAELFLPDDAPIPPPQEIMHYPYLFTAWLALFFTALNLIPVGQLDGGHVTYGLFGFKGHYWISRATIFIMILYGGIDFMNTEQVETLWEGLLNVSFYMLLLLAILTKLYDYKKVEHWLPVLFLIVSFHVALNLFFPSIKGYPGYMMFAVIIVRFLDIRHPVAPVDEPLNSKRKILGWVALLLFILCISPQPFQIS